A single Acidaminococcus sp. DNA region contains:
- a CDS encoding phosphoribosylanthranilate isomerase, giving the protein MTKIKICGLRRREDADILNRYHPDFAGFIFYPKSRRYLEKAQAAAIRKELDASIKTVGVFVNADSAEILTYVDSGIIDVIQLHGDETPEAVRWLKERTEAPIWKAIRVRDKKSLEGLAAYPCDGFLLDAFTAGYGGAGKTFDDTLLRQAEIPKPYFMAGGLNAQNVGAIMARTHPYGVDVSSAVETNGFKDEVKIKAFIEAVRRKDEQNE; this is encoded by the coding sequence ATGACCAAAATCAAGATCTGCGGGCTGCGGCGCAGGGAGGATGCAGACATCCTCAACCGGTATCATCCTGATTTTGCGGGTTTTATCTTCTATCCCAAAAGCAGACGATACCTGGAAAAAGCGCAGGCGGCCGCTATCAGGAAAGAGCTGGATGCCTCCATTAAGACCGTGGGTGTGTTCGTCAATGCGGATTCCGCTGAGATTCTTACCTACGTAGACTCGGGTATCATCGATGTCATCCAGCTGCATGGGGATGAAACTCCGGAGGCCGTGCGATGGCTGAAGGAGAGAACAGAAGCCCCGATATGGAAAGCAATCCGGGTACGAGATAAAAAGAGCCTGGAAGGCCTTGCGGCCTATCCGTGTGATGGTTTCCTTCTGGATGCCTTCACTGCGGGTTACGGCGGTGCCGGAAAGACCTTTGATGATACGCTGCTGCGGCAGGCTGAAATCCCGAAGCCATATTTCATGGCGGGCGGCCTGAATGCACAGAATGTGGGAGCCATTATGGCAAGGACCCATCCCTATGGAGTGGATGTGAGCAGTGCCGTGGAAACGAATGGCTTCAAAGATGAAGTGAAAATCAAAGCTTTTATAGAAGCAGTCAGAAGAAAGGATGAACAAAATGAGTAA
- a CDS encoding flavodoxin — translation MSKSAVVYWSGTGNTEAMAKAVAEGLKSKGSDVKLLTAGDFAAENPADYDGIAFGCPAMGSEVLEETEFQPMWDGVKDNLKGKKIVLFGSYGWGSGEWMENWKADAEAAGAILAADTLIINGTPDDDGLAKCEALGEALGSAE, via the coding sequence ATGAGTAAAAGTGCAGTTGTATATTGGAGCGGTACCGGCAACACGGAAGCGATGGCCAAAGCTGTCGCAGAAGGCCTCAAGAGCAAAGGTTCTGATGTCAAGTTATTGACTGCCGGTGATTTTGCTGCAGAAAATCCTGCAGACTATGATGGAATTGCTTTCGGCTGCCCCGCAATGGGTTCAGAAGTCCTGGAAGAAACCGAATTCCAGCCTATGTGGGATGGCGTAAAAGACAATCTGAAAGGAAAAAAGATTGTGCTCTTCGGTTCCTATGGCTGGGGCAGCGGTGAATGGATGGAAAACTGGAAAGCTGATGCAGAAGCCGCCGGTGCCATTCTCGCAGCCGATACCTTGATCATCAACGGTACACCCGATGATGACGGTCTTGCTAAGTGTGAAGCATTGGGAGAAGCTCTGGGCAGTGCAGAATAA
- the trpE gene encoding anthranilate synthase component I → MVIQTSLEEAKKLAEGYGAVPVVREIMADTVTPIGLISLVRNRSDRYFLLESLEGVDSRGRYSFIGYDPIARVTAKDFKVEVTRDGKKVTTDKEPLEVIREMLKMYKIPEVPGLPPFTGGFVGYFSYDFIQYCEPSLRFDPRKATEFPDFELMLFDKVIAFDQFKQKLFLIANVRTENLEQDYPKALKALDEMETIVRQPVVLPVFKPAKLGKIVSNQPRSLYDANVKRIKEYIRQGDIFQAVYSQCFSASYDQDLFNLYRVLRTTNPSQYMMLLKDETTEIAGSSPETLIKLQGRTITSMPIAGTRRRGRTEEEDKALEEDLKNDPKELAEHNMLVDLARNDVGKVSEFGTVKVHDLHMIKRFSHVMHLTSRVTGTLREGLDAIDTLCAALPAGTLSGAPKIRACEILDQLEPQRRGPYGGGVGYLDFAGNMDICITIRTAVKRGGTVYFQSGGGIVADSVIDNEFQETINKSGAVKDALIATTEAE, encoded by the coding sequence ATGGTGATACAAACAAGTCTGGAAGAAGCAAAGAAACTGGCGGAAGGATATGGCGCTGTCCCGGTCGTGCGGGAAATCATGGCAGACACCGTGACTCCGATAGGGCTGATCAGTCTCGTGAGAAACCGCAGTGACCGCTACTTCCTGCTCGAAAGTCTGGAAGGCGTCGATTCCCGGGGCCGCTATTCATTTATTGGTTATGATCCGATTGCCAGGGTAACGGCTAAGGATTTCAAGGTAGAGGTAACACGGGACGGCAAAAAGGTGACCACCGATAAGGAACCCCTCGAAGTCATCCGGGAAATGCTTAAAATGTACAAGATTCCGGAAGTGCCGGGACTGCCGCCGTTTACGGGCGGGTTCGTCGGATATTTTTCCTACGATTTCATTCAGTACTGCGAGCCGAGCCTCCGCTTCGACCCCCGCAAAGCTACCGAATTTCCTGATTTTGAGCTGATGCTTTTTGATAAAGTGATTGCCTTTGACCAATTTAAGCAGAAGCTGTTCCTCATCGCCAATGTCCGTACGGAAAATCTTGAACAGGATTATCCGAAAGCGCTGAAGGCACTTGATGAGATGGAAACTATCGTAAGACAGCCGGTTGTCCTGCCGGTCTTTAAACCGGCCAAGCTGGGAAAAATCGTAAGCAACCAGCCGCGCAGCCTCTACGATGCCAACGTGAAGCGCATCAAGGAATACATCCGTCAGGGAGATATTTTCCAGGCTGTGTATTCCCAATGTTTTTCGGCTTCTTACGATCAGGACCTCTTCAATCTGTACCGTGTCCTCCGGACGACGAATCCTTCCCAGTACATGATGCTGCTCAAGGATGAGACGACCGAAATTGCCGGTTCTTCTCCGGAAACTCTGATTAAACTGCAGGGACGTACCATTACGTCGATGCCGATTGCCGGAACCAGACGGCGCGGCCGCACGGAAGAAGAGGACAAGGCTCTTGAGGAAGACCTCAAAAACGATCCGAAGGAACTGGCAGAGCACAACATGCTGGTTGACCTGGCCCGCAATGATGTCGGGAAGGTCAGTGAGTTCGGAACGGTCAAGGTTCACGACCTGCACATGATCAAACGTTTTTCCCATGTCATGCATTTGACGAGCCGCGTCACGGGAACCTTGAGAGAAGGGCTGGATGCCATTGATACGCTGTGTGCTGCGCTTCCGGCAGGTACCTTGTCCGGAGCTCCAAAGATCCGGGCCTGTGAGATTCTTGACCAGCTCGAACCACAGCGGCGCGGACCTTACGGAGGAGGCGTCGGATACCTTGACTTTGCCGGCAACATGGATATCTGCATTACCATCCGGACGGCTGTAAAGCGCGGCGGCACGGTATATTTCCAATCCGGCGGCGGAATCGTAGCGGACTCTGTGATTGATAACGAGTTCCAGGAAACCATTAATAAATCCGGCGCAGTTAAAGACGCGCTGATTGCGACGACGGAGGCAGAATGA
- the fsa gene encoding fructose-6-phosphate aldolase yields the protein MKIFMDTANVEEIREFADQGIVYGVTTNPTLIARSGRTQAEVIPEICKLIPGPVSAEVISTDCAGMVKEAKKLAKIADNVVVKIPCITEGLKAVKILKEKGIHTNVTLVFSLGQALLAARAGATYVSPFIGRLDDIGEDGVKLVSDMVKVFRLYNLPTQIIAASIRSVDHVNKVMLTGADIATIPTKVLRELIHHDLTDKGLAKFLEDYKNSLKK from the coding sequence ATGAAAATTTTTATGGATACGGCCAATGTAGAAGAAATTCGTGAATTCGCCGATCAGGGCATTGTCTACGGGGTAACGACCAACCCTACGCTGATTGCCCGCTCCGGCCGGACGCAGGCAGAAGTTATTCCCGAAATTTGCAAATTGATTCCCGGTCCCGTCAGTGCAGAAGTTATCAGTACGGACTGTGCCGGCATGGTCAAAGAAGCCAAGAAACTGGCTAAGATTGCCGATAACGTCGTCGTAAAAATCCCCTGCATCACCGAAGGCCTGAAAGCCGTCAAGATTCTTAAAGAAAAAGGCATCCATACCAACGTCACGCTGGTCTTCAGTCTGGGACAGGCTCTCCTTGCCGCCCGCGCCGGCGCTACCTACGTAAGTCCTTTCATCGGCCGTCTGGACGATATCGGAGAAGACGGTGTCAAACTGGTAAGCGACATGGTGAAGGTATTCCGTCTCTACAACCTGCCCACCCAGATTATCGCAGCCAGCATCCGCAGCGTCGATCACGTCAATAAAGTCATGCTGACCGGTGCCGATATTGCCACCATCCCGACAAAAGTACTGCGGGAACTGATCCATCATGACCTGACGGACAAAGGCCTTGCCAAATTCCTGGAAGACTATAAAAACAGCTTGAAAAAGTAA
- a CDS encoding DUF3793 family protein → MRIPLESELIRQCAPTLAGLKPASLFRFVFPSLADSSRLVASLSLILAPKNIGIELLQFDVVRRSGLLFVYRPDDLKRIVSQDSHRDFFKRQGYSRLCWQDILAEISLRMTHRASFPHEIGILLGYPLDDVEAYMAAPRKKGLCSGCWKAYSQPARARLFFEKCRKCTLIYCRCYASGIPLSRLAVA, encoded by the coding sequence ATGAGAATTCCCCTTGAAAGTGAACTAATCAGGCAGTGTGCCCCTACACTTGCCGGATTAAAGCCTGCCAGTCTGTTCCGCTTTGTATTCCCTTCGCTGGCGGATTCATCCCGGCTCGTCGCTTCACTTTCCCTTATTCTTGCACCCAAGAATATCGGCATTGAACTGCTTCAGTTTGATGTAGTAAGACGCAGCGGACTTCTCTTTGTTTACCGGCCTGATGACCTCAAACGCATCGTCAGCCAGGATTCACATCGGGATTTTTTCAAACGCCAGGGTTATTCCCGTCTGTGCTGGCAGGACATCCTTGCGGAAATTTCGCTGAGAATGACTCACAGGGCTTCCTTCCCCCACGAAATCGGAATTCTGCTGGGATATCCTCTCGATGATGTAGAGGCCTATATGGCTGCTCCCAGGAAAAAAGGCCTCTGCTCGGGCTGCTGGAAAGCTTACAGCCAGCCTGCCCGGGCTCGGCTCTTTTTTGAGAAATGCCGGAAATGTACCCTCATTTATTGCCGCTGCTACGCAAGCGGCATCCCTCTCAGCCGATTGGCCGTGGCATAA
- the trpC gene encoding indole-3-glycerol phosphate synthase TrpC gives MILDVLAEAARERVEKNKKTVSLDAIRREAEALPRLRAGCFRKALLAPGLHIIAEVKKASPSKGLIAPDFPYTEIAEAYEKSGASAISVLTEPTKFLGDDAYLAKIRKCVDLPLLRKDFTVDEYMIYQAKLLGADAVLLIAALLSDSQLVEYREIAESLGMDALMEAHDGDEVERCLRAGAKVLGVNNRNLKDFTVDIHNSMRLRPLVPSDIAFVAESGIKGRSQIAELEKGGVNGVLIGELLMRSASIPDKMKELLGRDAG, from the coding sequence ATGATTCTGGATGTCCTGGCAGAAGCAGCCCGGGAGCGGGTGGAAAAAAACAAGAAAACAGTCAGTCTTGACGCGATTCGGCGCGAGGCAGAAGCACTTCCCCGGCTGCGGGCCGGATGTTTCCGGAAAGCCTTGCTGGCACCGGGACTGCATATCATAGCGGAGGTCAAGAAGGCTTCGCCTTCCAAGGGACTCATTGCTCCTGACTTTCCTTATACGGAAATTGCCGAGGCTTATGAAAAATCCGGAGCTTCCGCAATTTCTGTACTGACCGAACCGACGAAGTTCCTAGGTGACGATGCTTATCTGGCAAAAATCCGCAAATGCGTCGATTTGCCCCTCTTGCGCAAGGATTTCACGGTAGATGAGTACATGATCTACCAGGCAAAGCTTCTCGGCGCCGATGCAGTCCTTCTCATTGCGGCACTTCTTTCGGACAGTCAGCTCGTGGAATACCGTGAAATCGCTGAAAGCCTGGGAATGGATGCTCTTATGGAAGCTCATGACGGCGATGAAGTGGAGCGGTGCCTCAGGGCAGGAGCTAAAGTCCTGGGTGTCAACAACCGGAACCTGAAAGACTTCACCGTGGATATTCATAACAGCATGCGGCTTCGCCCGCTGGTGCCTTCTGATATTGCTTTTGTAGCGGAAAGCGGCATCAAGGGCCGCAGTCAGATTGCCGAACTGGAAAAGGGCGGCGTGAACGGCGTCCTCATAGGAGAACTCCTCATGCGGAGCGCTTCTATCCCGGACAAAATGAAAGAACTTCTGGGGAGGGATGCCGGATGA
- the trpB gene encoding tryptophan synthase subunit beta, whose protein sequence is MSNGRYGKHGGQYVPETLMNAVLELSEAYEHYKKDPEFLKELQTLYHDYANRPSLLYYAERMTKDLGGAKIYLKREDLNHTGAHKINNALGQCLLAKKMGKKRIIAETGAGQHGVATATVAALLGMECVVYMGKMDTERQALNVFRMKLLGADVVPVETGTMSLKDAVNEALREWSRRCEDTAYCIGSVMGPHPYPMMVRDFQKVIGEEVRQQMMEKEGRLPDIVMACVGGGSNAMGIFYDFIPDKNVQLIGVEAAGRGIDTAETAATIACGKPGIFHGMESYFLQDNDGQIAPVYSISAGLDYPGIGPEHAYLYDTGRAQYVPITDDESVQAFEYLSRTEGIIPAVESAHAVAYAMKLAPTLPKDKIIVVNLSGRGDKDVAAIARYKGVDLHD, encoded by the coding sequence ATGAGTAACGGAAGATATGGTAAGCATGGCGGACAATATGTTCCCGAAACCTTGATGAATGCAGTTCTGGAACTCTCGGAAGCATACGAACATTATAAAAAGGATCCGGAATTTCTGAAGGAACTTCAGACTCTGTATCATGATTATGCAAACCGTCCGAGCCTGCTCTACTATGCAGAGAGAATGACCAAGGATCTGGGCGGAGCCAAGATTTATCTGAAGCGGGAAGACCTCAACCACACGGGTGCCCACAAGATTAACAATGCACTGGGACAATGCCTCCTTGCCAAGAAAATGGGCAAGAAGCGCATCATCGCTGAAACCGGCGCCGGCCAGCACGGTGTGGCTACAGCAACGGTCGCTGCCCTCCTGGGAATGGAATGCGTTGTATATATGGGGAAGATGGATACAGAACGTCAGGCCCTGAACGTATTCCGCATGAAGCTCCTCGGTGCGGATGTTGTGCCGGTTGAGACCGGTACCATGAGCCTCAAAGACGCGGTCAATGAGGCACTGCGCGAATGGAGCCGCCGCTGTGAAGATACGGCTTACTGCATCGGTTCCGTCATGGGGCCGCATCCTTATCCGATGATGGTGCGTGACTTCCAGAAAGTCATTGGTGAAGAAGTCAGACAGCAGATGATGGAAAAGGAAGGACGTCTGCCGGACATTGTTATGGCCTGTGTGGGCGGCGGCAGCAACGCCATGGGTATCTTCTATGATTTCATCCCTGACAAGAACGTACAGCTGATCGGCGTGGAAGCAGCCGGCCGCGGCATCGACACGGCAGAAACGGCAGCTACCATTGCCTGCGGCAAACCGGGTATCTTCCATGGTATGGAATCTTATTTCCTGCAGGATAATGACGGCCAGATTGCTCCGGTATATTCCATTTCCGCCGGCCTTGACTACCCGGGAATCGGACCGGAACACGCTTATCTGTATGATACGGGACGCGCCCAGTACGTACCGATTACCGATGATGAATCCGTTCAGGCTTTTGAATACCTGTCCCGTACCGAAGGCATCATTCCGGCTGTAGAAAGTGCTCATGCTGTGGCCTATGCCATGAAACTGGCACCGACACTGCCCAAAGATAAAATTATTGTAGTGAACTTGTCCGGCCGCGGTGATAAGGATGTAGCGGCTATTGCCAGATACAAGGGGGTCGATCTGCATGACTAG
- the trpD gene encoding anthranilate phosphoribosyltransferase has protein sequence MIKEAIIKLVSKGDLTYQEAHDVMLEIMGGKTTPTQNAAFLAALSTKSTKAETIAEISGCAEAMRSLATPVPHPGMEVMEIVGTGGDGAHSFNISTTSAMVMAAGGVKVAKHGNRAASSLCGTADCLEALGVNIQQDPAMALKMLKETNFCFLFAQKYHAAMKYVGPIRKELGFRTVFNILGPLTNPAKPEMFLLGVYDEYLVEPLAKVMTSLGVKRGIVAYGREKLDEISPNGPTAICEIRDGYYRTSVIRPEDFGMKPGAKEELVGGTPEVNAQITRDILSGKLKGTKRNAVLLNAGAALFVAQKADTIANGIKLAEQIIDSGKAAAKLEQVIKVSNE, from the coding sequence ATGATTAAAGAAGCCATTATCAAACTCGTAAGCAAAGGGGATTTAACCTATCAGGAAGCTCATGACGTCATGCTGGAAATTATGGGCGGCAAAACCACGCCGACCCAGAATGCCGCTTTTCTGGCCGCTCTTTCTACGAAGAGCACAAAAGCAGAAACGATTGCTGAAATTTCAGGGTGCGCCGAGGCCATGCGTTCCTTAGCTACACCGGTTCCCCATCCCGGTATGGAAGTCATGGAAATCGTCGGTACCGGCGGTGACGGAGCTCATTCCTTCAACATTTCCACGACGTCGGCCATGGTCATGGCAGCCGGCGGTGTCAAAGTTGCCAAGCACGGCAATCGTGCTGCTTCTTCTCTGTGCGGCACGGCTGACTGCCTGGAAGCGCTCGGTGTCAACATTCAGCAGGATCCGGCGATGGCTTTGAAGATGCTCAAGGAAACAAATTTCTGCTTCCTTTTTGCACAGAAATATCACGCGGCTATGAAATACGTCGGCCCGATTCGTAAGGAACTGGGATTCCGCACGGTATTTAATATCCTGGGGCCTCTGACCAACCCGGCAAAGCCGGAAATGTTCCTCCTGGGCGTATATGATGAATATCTGGTGGAACCGCTGGCCAAGGTTATGACGAGCCTGGGTGTGAAACGCGGTATTGTCGCTTACGGCCGTGAAAAGCTCGATGAAATTTCTCCGAATGGCCCGACGGCTATCTGTGAAATCCGCGATGGGTATTACCGCACTTCCGTGATCCGTCCGGAAGACTTCGGTATGAAGCCGGGAGCCAAAGAAGAACTGGTCGGCGGAACGCCGGAAGTCAATGCCCAGATTACCCGCGATATCTTAAGCGGTAAGCTGAAAGGAACGAAACGGAACGCCGTACTGCTGAACGCCGGTGCTGCCCTGTTTGTCGCCCAGAAAGCAGATACCATTGCAAACGGCATCAAGCTGGCCGAGCAAATCATTGACAGCGGAAAGGCAGCCGCAAAACTGGAACAAGTGATCAAAGTAAGCAACGAGTAA
- a CDS encoding aminodeoxychorismate/anthranilate synthase component II produces MMILIIDNYDSFTYNLYQYVGTLNPDVKVVRNDAVTVDDIRKMHPDAIILSPGPGKPSDAGICEEVLREMKGEVPILGVCLGHQAIGEVFGGKVILAPQIVHGKKDKIHIDTSVPIFKSLGPVIEGARYHSLIVDKKGLPDELEITAETEKGEIMGLKHRDYDIYGLQFHPESIMTPDGMTIIRNFINLKK; encoded by the coding sequence ATGATGATCCTGATTATTGATAACTATGACAGTTTTACATACAACCTTTACCAATATGTAGGAACGCTCAACCCGGACGTGAAAGTGGTTCGCAACGACGCCGTCACGGTGGACGATATCCGGAAGATGCATCCTGATGCCATTATCCTTTCACCGGGACCGGGCAAACCGAGTGATGCCGGGATCTGCGAAGAGGTTCTCAGGGAAATGAAAGGGGAAGTCCCCATCCTGGGCGTGTGCTTAGGCCATCAGGCCATCGGCGAAGTCTTTGGCGGAAAAGTCATTCTTGCACCACAGATTGTTCATGGCAAGAAAGATAAAATCCATATTGATACCAGCGTTCCCATTTTTAAATCGCTGGGACCCGTGATTGAGGGAGCCAGATACCATTCCCTGATTGTAGACAAAAAAGGCTTGCCGGACGAACTTGAGATTACCGCTGAAACGGAAAAAGGCGAGATCATGGGGCTGAAGCATCGTGACTATGATATTTACGGACTGCAGTTCCATCCGGAATCTATTATGACGCCGGACGGAATGACAATCATCCGCAACTTTATAAATCTGAAGAAATAA
- a CDS encoding M20/M25/M40 family metallo-hydrolase, whose protein sequence is MNEVMQKMVDQYIDANMPSYVQRLYDVASIVSPTGEEANKAHYILDELHKLGAKEAYIDEAGNVVYPHNLPAEGKFPLYTAHMDTVFAGVDKIVPEIDGTTMRAPSIGDNSSNVAALLFLIEMFLKMKQEIPAVFAFNVGEEGLGNLKGSRYLTDTWQDCLSYFIAVDGDCDRFVNEAVGSHRYAVHVVTKGGHSFANFGNTNAIERTSAIIEDFYAIQVPKTPKTTYNIGTIQGGRTVNAIAADVEFTVDMRSVSYQELLKLDAAFHAILDKYRSDKVTIETKLIGDRPCGEGPMQHEIYDRITAIRARNRKMTRFEGSSTDANIALSRKIPAMAFGVAREKGVHTLQEELDLTSVSGGLKQLAAFMLNL, encoded by the coding sequence ATGAATGAAGTCATGCAGAAAATGGTAGACCAGTATATTGACGCGAATATGCCTTCCTACGTCCAGAGACTTTACGATGTAGCTTCCATTGTGTCTCCTACAGGGGAGGAAGCCAATAAGGCTCATTATATTCTGGATGAACTCCATAAATTAGGTGCCAAAGAGGCATATATCGATGAAGCAGGGAACGTTGTGTACCCTCATAACCTTCCTGCTGAGGGGAAATTTCCCCTTTATACGGCCCATATGGATACGGTCTTTGCCGGTGTAGACAAGATTGTTCCTGAAATTGACGGTACAACGATGAGGGCTCCTTCTATCGGGGATAACAGCTCCAATGTAGCTGCTCTGCTTTTCCTCATTGAAATGTTTCTCAAGATGAAGCAGGAGATTCCGGCGGTATTCGCCTTTAACGTCGGGGAAGAAGGGCTTGGCAATCTGAAGGGCAGCCGGTACCTGACGGATACCTGGCAGGATTGTCTCAGTTATTTTATCGCCGTGGACGGCGACTGTGACCGTTTCGTCAATGAAGCTGTCGGTTCTCATCGCTACGCAGTTCATGTGGTCACAAAAGGCGGCCACAGCTTCGCCAATTTCGGAAATACGAACGCTATTGAGCGGACTTCTGCTATTATTGAAGATTTTTATGCGATTCAGGTTCCGAAGACGCCGAAAACAACATACAATATCGGTACGATCCAGGGCGGACGCACGGTCAATGCCATTGCCGCGGATGTCGAATTCACGGTGGACATGCGGTCCGTTTCTTACCAGGAACTGCTGAAACTGGATGCTGCCTTCCATGCGATTCTGGATAAGTACCGCAGCGATAAGGTGACAATCGAAACGAAACTCATCGGGGACAGACCTTGTGGGGAAGGTCCGATGCAGCATGAAATCTATGACCGGATTACGGCTATCCGCGCCCGGAACCGTAAAATGACGAGATTTGAGGGCAGCAGCACGGATGCCAATATTGCTTTGAGCCGTAAGATTCCGGCCATGGCTTTTGGTGTAGCCCGCGAGAAAGGTGTCCACACACTGCAGGAGGAATTGGACTTAACTTCCGTGAGCGGCGGATTGAAGCAGCTGGCTGCTTTTATGCTCAACTTGTAA